The nucleotide window AGTGGGATTTGTTAATGGTTAAGGGTATCCTCTATTAAGTGCCTAAACTGCAATTGGGAAGGGCAAGAGCGTTTCATATCTTTAAGGAATATGATCTTGTTTCTTGAGGTGGTAGAAAAGAGGTTCACATGATATACTCTATACATTTGTCTGTTCTTGCAGGCTGTCGCTGTTGAGCAAAACTCTGCATGTTCGAAGCTGAAGCTTACTAATCCAAGGGAGCCTGACCTTAGAACAGCACGTAGAGGACAAAGGATAAGGTTTGTGATCATGGATGTGTAATGTTCACTGAAATTTTGATGATGAATTCTCTTCTTAAGAGTTAAGATAATAGACATTGAGAAATACATGTGCTTAACAGACCCAAAAATGTTAGAGAGGCAGAGCATGTGACAGTTCCGGCTCCCAGATTCAAAGCTCGCCCATTAAATAGGAAGGTTAGTTCTTGCTGTAGATATAATTACTTTTGCTTGGTTAATTTGGTGCATTGTTGCCATTGTCTCCTCTAAATTATGTTCACAATCTAGATTCTTGAGGCTCCTTCATTGCTACCTCACAAAAGGAGCACTCCAAGATTGCCTGAATTTCAAGTAAGTCTGAATTCTGATACAGTATTTAGTTTCTTCATTCATCCATATTTATCACCATCCTATGATTATAAAGGAAAAGAACTGAACAATTAATTaggattctttttatttctgttaTATATCTTTAAGTTCAGGTTTTCTGTAATCACTTCTCAGGAATTTCACTTGAAGACTTTGGAGAGGGCAATGCAACACACATCTGCTATGTCATCTTCACTTCACTATGATGATTCTGATAAGgttaatttaactttttgttcatacaattttaaatattaaatattaacattggttatgtATGTTATGATTGATttgctttttcttgttttacttTCTTGTTACACAATAGATATGATTAGTATTTCTGAGACCAAAGTTATCTGGTTGCAGGGTTGGGACAAGCATACTACTGTTTCTGCTTTAGAAAATAGAATCAAGGATTTAAGAAGGTAATCACTAATAAATGTGGTGATAGTCATAAATGTCCCTTCAAACTATGGCTGTTCATTAAACAATGGCATTAACTACAAAATACTGTCTCTGTCCATAGacctgctgctgctgctgctgcaccAACTGATGATGGATTGGGTTTTACTCATATTTTTAAAGCTCAGTCTCTTAATAAGAAGGTAATGAGACAGCAATGATAAATTTCGATAAGAAACATGGTAATAACTTGTTAGcaaagaataaaatatgaacCTGAATTATATTTTCTGGCTGTGGATGAgagacaattttaaaatttttctgaTTGAAATAGTTTATACAATCTTTATGCCTCAACGAAAACATAACAAAACTTGCACAGACTGTAGTGTTCTTATACCATGAAACATAAGCATTTATCTCCTTCATACTAGTTAGTATAGTAGTATAAGATTCACTCATAGATATATCATTATAAAGCTGATTTATTGTTAAAAGGTATTCATATTCAAGACAGATCTACATGACAATAGCATTATTTCAGATAGTGTCAAGAAAACTTTCCTGTAGAACTCAATATTGTACACAATCCTAAAGGCAATATCTGtaaaaatattgaatgaaaTATAATGTATTATGAGGTAACTCTATTTAGTgcatcttattttcttttctttattatagAGGAACTGTTATTCTGTATGAGAGTAATGTGACTTCTGGAAGATATCCTAGAGAATTCTGAAGTTCAGATTCTTTTGTTCCCCttgtttgcaattttatttaattttgtctttCCTTCCAAAAATGTCTGGCTACAGATACTTCCAAGTAAAGGAAATGGTGGTGTTTTCCATAACAGCAAACATGAAACAACAGTCCCAATGGTAAGCCATAGTGTTTCATTGATTTTCTCTTCCCATGATTTTTTTCTGGGtagaaaattttattgattgtgtACATTGCTTCAATTCATATAGGAATCTGATTTGCAGACTGAAAAGGAGGTTCAGCATGACCCCCCAATTGAACTCTTCAGCAAGGTGAATTAATGCTTCTTTcgtttttaattgatattttggGCTACCTTTTTGGCTTGATGCACTTTCTCGAGTTAACTCTTGAACCTTGCAGGGAAATTtaagtgctttttttttttttttgcattgtaACTTTGCCACTTGAAATTTCTATTGGTATTGTTACTTAccataaagatattttttaacgATTCTCAATCTTTAAACTTTCTCAAAATGTTAGTTGTCTCTGACATCTGAAGGCCAGCCAAACAATGGATCTCATTTCAAACTGCCTCAGCATTCTGGGATGTGTAGAAAGGTTTAACCCTctatgttccttttttttttccagtaaATTATCCTCTATAATTTTGAGTTACACGTAATGATGTTGGATTATTTTTCCTCTTGGCATTGTATTGAGTTCTTTGTTTCTTGGTGCAAGgactcaaaagaaaatatattaaattctttttgtccGGACCAAGaggtaataatatatttaagtataACAGTGTCTGAAGAACATGACTTCTGTTGAGCCTTTGCTTTTCATAtaacttcttttaattaaatattttaaagttacAGTATTTCTATCTTTTAGTGATTCATCATAAATGCTAAATTTCATCATCTAGCTGACACATGATGCAGGAGAAGGCTTTTATGTTAAGGGCAAACCAAACTTCTCGAGGGAATGGCAGTTGCATCAGTTTGATGGGTGCAAGGAGGTATGCGCAGTTGAcactactcttcatgtttaatacGATTGTTAACTCACACCcagaaacaaaaatcaattgcttATGTATTCAACATTCTAACTGAAATGATCCAGGAGCTGGGGAATTCGGTGACAAAAAAACGAGGGAAAATGTGCAACCTGCTTAGTTATGGACATCAGACTTGAATTTTTGCTGCTGCTGACATGAAGATTGACGGTACATAGTTGAATCAGACAGTCTCCTAACAACTCTATGCGGATGATAGATGTATATTTTTTACTGTACACAGaatcttacattttttttttcttgtgtttaGTAAAGAGGGGAAGGagagaaataaagaagaaatagGATGGATCCCAAGTGGGTCTCACACTTTCTATACTCTTgtaattcaaatatttctcatctatttTCATCCTCTCAACCAAACACATTATTAGAGATGAACAAGTCCTAGGTGCACAGCTGTATCTTCTATTAACTTACCCtgataattcaaaaaaatatatcatttaaggCGAGTGTTGTGTTGTCTTAAGCTTATGCAAGTTTCGTTCGCTTTTCATAGCATTAACACATAATTTATTTACTCCTACTTTCAGGAATGGTGGGCCTTGTCTTAACCTTTGGTATAAATCGACTGTTCTATTAAAGCTTCATTTCTTCATAGTACAAAACTTGGGACATTGTGTATTGATCCCTTCTCATATCTCACAGTTTGGGAAGCTATCTACTGCCTTAACCTTAACCGAGTTTGGTCGTAATTCAACCTCAACGCTCATTGCTTCCCTTCTGATCTAATCTGTGTAAAAGGCAAGCCCAAGTTGGATGACCAGATGTTTGTTGGTCATCTATTCCGTAAGAAGGCCCACGATTTCACATCAATTAATTAGACAATCCCTAATtagactttaaaaaaaaatgcaagttacttaaaaaatgacattttcaaaaaaaaatgtggCATATTAAGAGACATCTTCAATCTTGATtgaacatttaaatttaatatattgggATTGATCAACaggaatgaattttaaaaattgaagagGAAGTTATATAAATAGAATTTGTAATTGAAGACACTTTTGTGTctattaatttgatataatttgtgaaaattcaaattgagataaattaaatttaagtaataaaatagataaaaatgaacGCATGATGTAAGAAAAGTAACAGTTCAAATTTAATATACTAGGTTTGACGTGCCTCGGCGGTAGGAGATACATTCCAAGAGGTTAGTCAAGACCAAATTATCGACAACGTTGCATTGCATGGAGTGCGAGGAATTCTAGGATGTTTTTTAACCCTATATTTTCTATTCATACCTTAATTttgttgtaatttattttatatttttatcgaAAAATATGACTGCTcatctttaataaaaattttctcTCTGCCACACACTACCGCTCTCACTCACTCAAAAGGGGTACAAAACAAAAGCCCGGATTTTTATTCGAGTGTTCCAAAGATGGTAAACGCGTTTCATTTAATCCAAATGACAGGCACTATACTCCAGAGTTTCGGTGAGAAATTGTTTTAATGCTTTTGGCTGAATGATTTGTTGGAAGTTTAATGTCACTGAATCCACCTCTGGCCGGACTAAGTTTTTTGACTTTGTCATACTAACACTATAAACAAGATTGATAAACTTCAGTTCAGGCACTATACTCCTAAGTCGTAAGGGATTAGAAACAGATATGATTATGGTTAGACAGAAAGTCCTAATTGAAGATTATGAAGAGTATAATGCTGGTATCCATTTTTAACATGTATGAAGAGTTGAAGACTTACACttgttcaattatttctttaaatatactcccaagttttttctcttctcgtAATGACTATGGATTAGAACTAAGGCGAGTATGAATACTGAAGAGTGATCATTGTTTAATTATTCGTTTCATTGcatttgattttgataaattGATTGTCGGTCACTAAGTTGTAAATTCGTAAGCAAATGAATTTCtatattaaacattttatattCTACGGCTCAACACGGCTCAAATGATTCCGAAAATATAGTATCGATCTGAACCAAAATCCAATCTCTTTAAAacatcctctttttttttttttttaatgttttaccCTTATAAAAGGggaattttaaatgaaaaaggaGTGCTGCTATGTCCAACAAATACACGAATTGAATTTGATCACATGGTccttattaatttaatctttaggTAAGAAGTCACATGCTGTTTTAGCGTAAACAAAATCGTGACATTATTACACACCTAACATAGACCAAGTACACAAGTCAAGTCCATATAATAGTCCTAAAACAATTTATGAATGATAATTTATTAAGCTGCATAGATTGTGCCATTAGCAACTTCCAAATGACCCAAGCAAATACTTAAATAGCAATTTGACCGGCTTCAAACAAGGACATCTCCCTAGCCCTTTGACAAGAATGGAAATTTAACAAACCAAGTATCTTAAATATCTATATTCAGAAAGACACAATGCAACTTTCAACTAGCTTGACGAAGATAGCATAACAGCAACCAATTTCCGAGATTAGGCCAAATGGATGCAAGGAATGccatttttcaatgttttgaaTGGTGGGTGTTGTTGAACTGTAACCACCTTGAAACTTAAAACCATAGTTTAGGACACAAGTGACTGGTGGTGAGTGTGAAACATGACAGTCTTTGCAGAGATGCCACTGTTCACTTAATTTAGCAGCCAAGATACCCTTTGACCTAGCAAGGCAAGCAAAACATAAACTTGCACAATCGGGTACAAATTTAGGCAGGGAAGAGGCATTGTTACTGACTTCCTGTATCTCTTTGAATGGATATTGTGCATTAGATAGCATGAGACCATAGAGAACTagatttattgaaattttggtGCTATGAGACCATAgtgaaaatttattgaaatatcttGATTGTCACAACATATTTGAAAGGAAtgaatatggaaaaaaaaaattattcataggAACCGAAGACAATTTCAAGAGGTTTACAATAACTCATGTATTTTGCTCAACCAACTGAACTAGACCCCATGGACATTTTAAGCTCATTTAGTTGTGGTGACAAGTCTTAATATCATTCCC belongs to Glycine soja cultivar W05 chromosome 5, ASM419377v2, whole genome shotgun sequence and includes:
- the LOC114412121 gene encoding protein TPX2-like, with the protein product MSMTMVMEEDEEDVEIEHVFIAHEIDLDYEFDAARFFDFTRPETPSEAHEAQLWFQNAAGYPPSPFVRRLLVAREDLFLEDVSDSPKSEHVECASNVVDDEKSSVPLGIGFSDTAFENCGPKTLGENISGLLAGIQQNDGTRSLQVPTGLTFGSKTISNNLNSKAKSAVPKSSTLMKPTASQLAKQNRPSKNIGSRFQKLLTRNEHNLSISSGVESQAAKRQKLEGGLLCKVSDVKQQTNFFHKAPMMAVAVEQNSACSKLKLTNPREPDLRTARRGQRIRPKNVREAEHVTVPAPRFKARPLNRKILEAPSLLPHKRSTPRLPEFQEFHLKTLERAMQHTSAMSSSLHYDDSDKGWDKHTTVSALENRIKDLRRPAAAAAAPTDDGLGFTHIFKAQSLNKKILPSKGNGGVFHNSKHETTVPMESDLQTEKEVQHDPPIELFSKLSLTSEGQPNNGSHFKLPQHSGMCRKEKAFMLRANQTSRGNGSCISLMGARRSWGIR